Proteins found in one Lysinibacillus fusiformis genomic segment:
- a CDS encoding DUF2812 domain-containing protein codes for MKKRVYRFFMDFEKEERWVNDMADRGWNLKKTVVGYFVFEQGTPGQYIYRNEFVNRKSKDYFEFLDAMNIECVSKFGGWAYYRKPKSEGPFEIFTDASSKINYIKSMNRIFITVLLLNLIMGIYNLSLGLRESAVGPINTSVGCMNLIVALLLFIPIVKNENRKKGLKQDLHIFEG; via the coding sequence ATGAAAAAAAGAGTGTATCGTTTTTTTATGGATTTCGAAAAGGAAGAACGATGGGTCAATGACATGGCAGATCGGGGGTGGAATCTGAAAAAAACAGTCGTAGGTTACTTTGTTTTTGAACAAGGCACACCAGGACAATATATTTATCGGAATGAATTTGTTAATAGAAAATCGAAGGATTATTTTGAGTTTCTAGACGCTATGAATATCGAATGTGTGTCCAAGTTCGGTGGATGGGCCTATTATCGAAAACCAAAATCAGAGGGACCTTTTGAGATATTTACGGATGCTTCCTCGAAAATTAACTATATTAAATCAATGAATCGCATTTTTATCACAGTGTTACTGTTAAATTTAATCATGGGTATTTATAATCTATCGCTAGGTTTACGAGAATCTGCTGTAGGACCTATAAACACGAGTGTAGGGTGTATGAATTTGATCGTAGCCTTACTGCTATTCATTCCTATAGTAAAAAATGAAAATCGTAAAAAAGGCTTGAAACAAGACTTACATATATTTGAAGGATAA
- a CDS encoding ABC transporter ATP-binding protein has protein sequence MTLQLQHVTKKYKDFTAVDDLNFTIEKGEIFGLIGQNGAGKTTTFRMILDLQETTAGTITWDGQPVNAINRDVLGYLPEERGIFPTMKVEEQLYFFGELRGMKRAELKKEIDFWIQRFELEEKRKDKAETLSKGNQQKVQLIASFIHKPAFLILDEPFSGLDPVNKDLLKDAILLLKKQGTTILFSSHQMDNVEELCDHLCLLKRGISLFSGSLLDLKKQYGKTKLAVRTDWSTTQLLALEGVKDVRVEKEQTVLTLADESFAQSIFEQLSNGKYIEKFSLDYLSLDEIFKDKVGGHVVEV, from the coding sequence ATGACGTTACAGTTACAGCATGTTACAAAGAAGTACAAGGATTTTACAGCTGTGGATGATTTAAATTTTACCATTGAAAAGGGTGAAATTTTTGGTCTAATTGGTCAAAACGGTGCAGGGAAAACGACGACATTCCGAATGATTTTAGATTTACAGGAAACAACGGCGGGGACGATTACTTGGGATGGCCAGCCAGTCAATGCCATTAACCGAGATGTCCTTGGTTATTTACCTGAGGAGCGTGGTATTTTCCCGACGATGAAGGTGGAGGAGCAGCTTTACTTTTTTGGCGAGCTACGTGGCATGAAACGGGCAGAGCTGAAAAAGGAAATTGATTTTTGGATTCAACGATTTGAATTAGAAGAAAAACGTAAGGATAAGGCAGAAACACTGTCAAAGGGGAATCAGCAAAAGGTACAGCTGATTGCAAGCTTCATCCATAAACCAGCGTTTTTAATTTTAGATGAACCATTCAGTGGGCTAGATCCAGTCAATAAAGATTTACTAAAGGATGCGATTCTACTATTGAAAAAGCAGGGCACAACCATTTTGTTCTCCAGTCACCAAATGGACAATGTCGAGGAGCTTTGTGATCATTTGTGCTTATTAAAACGAGGTATTTCTTTATTTTCTGGAAGCTTACTAGATTTAAAGAAACAATATGGTAAAACAAAACTTGCTGTTCGTACGGATTGGTCAACGACACAGTTATTGGCACTAGAGGGTGTTAAGGATGTGCGCGTAGAGAAGGAGCAAACGGTGCTTACATTAGCAGACGAAAGCTTTGCCCAAAGTATTTTTGAGCAACTGTCCAATGGGAAGTATATTGAAAAATTCAGCTTAGATTATTTATCGTTAGATGAAATCTTTAAAGATAAGGTAGGTGGCCATGTTGTCGAAGTTTAG
- a CDS encoding ABC transporter permease, with translation MLSKFSLLMKQLYKAKIKSKSFILMTCLYVLVMSVAVFWSEIKELFTGDDEAQQIAIINETSADLSGIFVSNGDMAFIQDEQDVSALEKRVKDGKLDAIVTINDQNGQLHAEIATFTPLKLNDQSTLSSLLQYAGQHYAVQQLSLSPEQAAQIMAAQTTISTKNLNEESAGGKSEEEKQSGLVVSYAVGILIYFFISTFLSMITTEIASEKGSRAMEMLLVSVKPATHFKAKIAGVLLLALTQMGIIAVVFLIYAKFIKGGMVWDAAASIVKELSVGYVIYAIVFLLLTVILYLIIGALFGSLVSKVEEAGQVLMPAMIITMIGFYVMLTGMGNPDTIIIKIFSYIPLTSGMIMPMRIGATDIGGIVPLLSLGILVATIIVVYLFSLSFYKRSVLTYSSGGVIQKIKTVLKVTT, from the coding sequence ATGTTGTCGAAGTTTAGTTTATTAATGAAGCAATTATACAAAGCTAAAATTAAATCAAAATCCTTTATTTTAATGACATGTTTATATGTCCTTGTCATGTCTGTGGCTGTCTTCTGGTCAGAAATTAAGGAGCTATTCACAGGCGATGATGAAGCACAGCAAATCGCGATTATCAATGAAACCTCTGCCGATTTAAGTGGTATTTTTGTCTCGAATGGAGACATGGCCTTTATTCAGGATGAACAAGATGTTTCGGCCCTCGAAAAAAGAGTGAAGGACGGCAAGCTCGATGCTATTGTGACGATTAACGATCAAAATGGTCAGTTACATGCGGAAATTGCTACGTTCACACCACTAAAATTGAATGATCAATCTACATTATCATCCTTATTACAGTATGCAGGTCAGCATTATGCTGTACAGCAACTATCGTTATCGCCTGAGCAAGCAGCACAAATCATGGCGGCTCAAACAACGATTTCAACGAAAAACTTAAATGAGGAATCAGCAGGTGGAAAAAGTGAGGAAGAAAAGCAATCAGGGCTAGTGGTTTCCTATGCGGTTGGGATTTTAATCTATTTCTTTATTTCTACATTCCTATCGATGATTACAACTGAAATTGCCTCTGAAAAAGGCTCACGAGCAATGGAAATGCTTTTAGTAAGTGTCAAACCAGCGACACATTTTAAAGCAAAAATTGCAGGCGTTTTATTGCTCGCTTTAACACAGATGGGCATTATTGCAGTAGTGTTCCTTATCTATGCGAAGTTTATCAAAGGCGGAATGGTTTGGGATGCGGCGGCTAGTATTGTCAAGGAATTGTCTGTTGGCTATGTCATCTATGCCATCGTATTCCTACTGTTAACGGTTATCTTGTATCTCATCATTGGCGCATTATTTGGCTCTTTAGTATCGAAAGTAGAGGAAGCGGGTCAAGTATTAATGCCTGCTATGATTATTACAATGATCGGCTTCTATGTTATGCTGACAGGTATGGGTAATCCAGATACAATTATCATTAAAATCTTCTCTTATATCCCACTAACTTCTGGTATGATCATGCCAATGCGTATTGGCGCTACAGATATTGGTGGCATTGTCCCATTACTTTCATTAGGAATTTTAGTCGCAACGATTATCGTCGTATACCTATTTAGTTTATCGTTCTATAAACGTAGTGTATTGACATATAGCTCTGGCGGCGTCATTCAAAAAATTAAAACGGTATTAAAGGTAACAACATAA
- a CDS encoding toxic anion resistance protein encodes MSEFNNDLLKSKDPFASENPLLQPNPLLQQAPEQKPVLVSEQELSQIAQNQLMLKQDPEVHTLAQKIDVKDQIAMLELGKETASGISTFSDKMLATMKASKLEESSVLLNNLNKIMDKFDPQDFAEEKKGGFISKLFNKGKEQLERFLSKYDSMNKEVDVIYREIQKYEGEMKRNTIDLENLYDQNLNYFQSLSKFVAAIEVKTEEVRASLPALEQKAQTGDQLAAMEYETMLRAVELLEQRRYDLEMAQQVSFQSAPQIRLMQQGNNHLIAKINSAFVTTIPIFKQGLIHAVTLKRQKLISDSMVELDRRTNEMLVRNAENISKNSVNIARQAGSPSIKIETIETTWQTIMAGIQETKQIQAETARNREEGRKRIERLQLEYEKLKKM; translated from the coding sequence ATGTCTGAATTCAACAATGATCTTTTAAAATCCAAGGACCCATTCGCTTCAGAAAATCCTTTATTACAGCCAAATCCACTTTTACAGCAGGCGCCTGAGCAAAAGCCGGTACTTGTATCTGAGCAGGAGCTATCACAAATCGCTCAAAATCAGCTGATGCTAAAGCAAGATCCAGAGGTTCATACACTTGCACAAAAAATTGATGTCAAAGATCAAATTGCCATGCTAGAGCTTGGTAAAGAAACAGCAAGTGGCATTTCTACCTTTTCAGATAAAATGCTCGCAACGATGAAAGCTAGTAAGCTGGAAGAATCGAGTGTGCTATTAAATAACCTGAATAAAATTATGGATAAATTCGATCCACAGGATTTTGCGGAAGAGAAAAAGGGCGGTTTCATCTCCAAGCTCTTTAACAAAGGAAAAGAGCAATTGGAAAGGTTCTTATCTAAGTATGACAGCATGAATAAAGAAGTGGATGTCATTTACCGTGAAATCCAAAAATACGAAGGGGAAATGAAGCGTAATACCATTGATCTGGAAAATCTGTATGATCAAAACTTAAATTACTTCCAATCATTAAGTAAATTTGTTGCTGCGATTGAAGTAAAAACAGAAGAGGTTCGCGCATCATTACCTGCACTTGAGCAAAAAGCACAAACAGGTGATCAACTGGCAGCCATGGAATATGAAACAATGCTTCGCGCTGTGGAATTATTAGAGCAACGTCGCTATGATTTGGAAATGGCACAACAAGTATCCTTCCAATCAGCACCACAAATTCGCTTAATGCAGCAAGGGAACAATCATTTGATTGCCAAGATTAATTCTGCCTTTGTCACAACGATTCCGATCTTTAAGCAAGGGCTGATCCACGCAGTCACATTGAAGCGTCAAAAGCTGATTTCGGATTCTATGGTGGAACTGGACCGCCGTACGAACGAAATGCTTGTCCGTAATGCTGAAAATATTAGTAAGAACAGTGTGAATATCGCACGTCAAGCTGGTAGCCCAAGCATTAAAATCGAAACGATTGAAACAACGTGGCAAACAATTATGGCTGGTATTCAAGAAACGAAGCAAATTCAAGCAGAAACAGCAAGAAACCGTGAAGAAGGTCGTAAACGTATTGAACGTTTGCAGTTGGAATATGAAAAACTGAAAAAAATGTAA
- the rarD gene encoding EamA family transporter RarD produces MSNEKKGVLAAFFAYAFWGAFPLYWKLLEHVPSMEILLSRVIWSFVFTVLAVIVFRMRQDLVADLKYLWSHQKQFWQLAGASFVISMNWYLYIWAVTHNHLIETSLGYYINPLLSVIFGVIFFKESLSRAQWVATGIAFIAVIILTINYGSVPWVALLIALSFAIYGVLKKKITLDATRGLAIETLLILPFALGYYVYLFTTHQALFLHVDVKTDILMIFSGLVTAVPLILFAKGAQNIPLYLLGFIQYVSPTIVLILGIVLYKEPFSQVELLAFSIIWAALLLFSGSKIIETRKAHHKSVS; encoded by the coding sequence ATGTCAAATGAGAAAAAAGGGGTTTTGGCTGCCTTTTTTGCCTATGCCTTTTGGGGAGCATTCCCTCTATATTGGAAACTACTTGAGCATGTACCAAGTATGGAGATTTTATTATCCCGTGTCATTTGGTCCTTTGTCTTTACGGTACTTGCAGTTATCGTATTTCGAATGCGTCAGGATCTCGTAGCAGATCTAAAATATTTATGGTCACATCAAAAGCAGTTCTGGCAGCTTGCAGGTGCGTCCTTTGTCATTTCAATGAACTGGTATTTGTATATTTGGGCAGTGACACATAATCATCTCATTGAAACGAGCTTAGGTTATTATATTAATCCGCTCTTGTCTGTTATTTTTGGGGTAATTTTCTTTAAAGAATCGCTCAGTCGTGCACAATGGGTAGCGACAGGAATTGCATTTATTGCGGTGATTATTTTAACAATCAATTACGGCTCAGTACCTTGGGTAGCTTTATTGATTGCGCTATCTTTCGCTATTTATGGTGTGCTGAAAAAGAAAATTACACTGGATGCTACAAGAGGGTTAGCCATTGAAACGTTATTGATTTTACCCTTTGCATTAGGCTATTATGTGTATCTGTTTACTACCCATCAAGCCCTGTTTTTACATGTCGATGTTAAAACAGATATCTTAATGATCTTCAGTGGTTTAGTAACAGCCGTCCCGCTTATTTTATTTGCGAAGGGGGCACAAAATATTCCTTTATATTTACTAGGGTTTATCCAATATGTGTCGCCAACCATTGTCTTGATTTTAGGTATCGTGCTATACAAAGAGCCATTTAGTCAAGTTGAGCTCCTTGCATTCAGCATTATTTGGGCGGCATTACTCTTATTCTCTGGTTCCAAAATTATCGAGACAAGAAAAGCCCATCATAAATCAGTTTCGTAA
- a CDS encoding endonuclease MutS2 encodes MNKTTLEKLQYHELKDIVKSYCVSGLGKQLLDKLMPSSNLAVVKNRLNETTEARAILDAEGHVPFLGVSNIEHIMTKLEKGMILDPSELVSISDFLRGCRNIKKFMLDKEFFAPVLSSYAHSMAELKSVEEEINFAIKANRVDSAASRELKRIRHHMETTEEKLKERLTKFLNNSANKPYIQEFFISQKDDRYTIPIKATYKNHVQGTVVEISSKGATVFMEPSVVAKLNVELATLKAEEAVEEYQILATLSGLLMEHLHAITINMELISQYDLVFAKAKFSRQIGGREPRINDYGYIQLINGKHPLLPGNAVPLQFSIAKDYRSLIITGPNAGGKTVVLKTIGLLTLAMMSGFHIVADEGTEMAVFDHIFVDIGDNQSIENALSTFSSHMKNLSDIMRAANNHTLLLFDEIGSGTEPNEGAALAIAILEEFYQMGCITVATTHYGEIKRFSEMHPDFMNAAMRFHPETLEPLYQLLIGTSGESNALWISKKMNVREAVLQRAKDYINDKEYQLTLVQDSKIRKPKEEKKSMAAAYAFAKGDRVKLLDYDDVGLVYEEMNPYNKVSVFYQGQILEVNVKRLTLDLPATELYPEGYDLETLFVDYQERKLQHDIERGSKKALRKIHKQIKNDRQQ; translated from the coding sequence ATGAATAAAACTACGCTTGAAAAATTACAATATCATGAATTAAAGGACATCGTTAAATCCTACTGTGTCAGCGGGTTAGGAAAACAGCTTTTAGATAAATTAATGCCAAGCTCAAACTTAGCAGTGGTAAAAAATCGATTGAATGAAACAACAGAAGCTCGTGCTATATTGGATGCAGAGGGGCATGTTCCGTTTTTAGGGGTATCGAATATTGAGCATATCATGACGAAGCTTGAAAAGGGGATGATTCTTGACCCCAGTGAGCTAGTGAGTATCTCCGATTTTTTACGAGGCTGTCGCAACATCAAAAAATTTATGTTAGATAAGGAATTTTTTGCGCCCGTTCTTTCTTCTTACGCTCATTCTATGGCTGAATTGAAGAGCGTGGAGGAGGAGATTAATTTTGCGATCAAAGCCAATCGTGTAGATTCGGCTGCTAGTCGTGAATTAAAGCGTATTCGTCATCATATGGAAACGACAGAGGAAAAATTGAAAGAGCGCTTAACGAAATTTTTGAATAACAGTGCCAATAAACCGTATATTCAGGAATTCTTTATCAGTCAAAAGGATGATCGCTATACGATTCCGATTAAGGCAACCTATAAAAATCATGTACAGGGAACAGTAGTGGAAATATCCTCAAAAGGGGCAACCGTTTTTATGGAGCCGAGTGTTGTGGCTAAATTAAATGTAGAATTGGCTACCTTAAAGGCTGAGGAAGCGGTGGAGGAATATCAGATTTTAGCGACTTTATCAGGGCTATTAATGGAACATCTGCATGCTATCACGATTAACATGGAGTTAATTAGCCAATATGATTTGGTCTTTGCGAAAGCGAAGTTTAGTAGACAAATTGGTGGAAGGGAGCCGCGTATAAATGATTACGGTTATATTCAACTGATCAATGGCAAGCATCCATTATTACCAGGAAATGCGGTGCCCCTTCAATTTTCCATTGCGAAAGACTATCGTAGTCTCATTATTACAGGGCCAAACGCTGGTGGCAAAACGGTCGTGTTGAAAACCATTGGCCTTTTAACATTAGCTATGATGTCGGGCTTCCATATTGTAGCGGACGAAGGAACGGAAATGGCGGTATTCGATCATATCTTTGTTGATATTGGCGACAATCAAAGTATAGAAAATGCACTAAGTACGTTTTCATCGCATATGAAAAATCTTTCCGATATTATGAGAGCCGCTAATAATCATACGCTATTGCTGTTTGATGAAATTGGCAGTGGAACAGAGCCAAATGAAGGAGCCGCACTGGCCATTGCGATATTAGAGGAATTTTATCAAATGGGCTGCATTACTGTTGCGACTACACATTATGGTGAAATTAAACGATTTTCTGAGATGCATCCTGATTTTATGAATGCGGCAATGCGCTTCCATCCTGAAACATTAGAGCCTTTGTATCAATTACTCATCGGCACGTCTGGAGAAAGCAATGCGTTATGGATTTCCAAGAAAATGAATGTCCGCGAAGCTGTTTTACAAAGAGCAAAGGATTATATAAATGACAAGGAATATCAGCTGACGCTCGTTCAGGACAGTAAAATTAGAAAGCCTAAAGAAGAGAAAAAAAGCATGGCAGCGGCATATGCATTTGCAAAAGGGGATCGTGTCAAATTATTGGACTATGATGATGTGGGACTGGTGTACGAAGAAATGAACCCGTACAATAAAGTCAGCGTATTCTATCAGGGGCAAATACTAGAGGTGAATGTGAAGCGACTTACCCTAGACTTACCCGCAACGGAGTTATACCCTGAAGGATATGATCTAGAGACTTTATTTGTAGACTATCAAGAACGTAAGCTTCAGCATGATATCGAACGGGGATCGAAAAAGGCTTTACGTAAGATCCATAAACAAATAAAGAACGATCGTCAGCAGTAA
- a CDS encoding helix-turn-helix domain-containing protein, producing MDSLGTRIRKLRKEQKLTLEALAGDRLTKGMLSQIENDKAKPSMESLDYIAERLGVKASELLEEVTPSSIRQLLEQVEILFAEVKRGDTDHHQEIVDLIKPSVEGLPQSYEAGRLLYIYADAQYEAGLSTWEAPLLQARTIFKEINLLSHWFKTFVLQMAIIAEKRQYELAFSYMLQAKEIIEQEDYQLDSRDTLLMAYYTATLQLAIGKHEEGKKLINETIINAHKNQLFYQIDDMYRIGAYCAMVDHDFEQVEYMLMKLDQYRAFAGRDEVDALIFVIRAHYYNNYVHHYEQALIEVERFNQLKHKEFDKLDPNYIYFEKGKSLYLLGRYEEAKAAFDHYTKIPIFISHPYDILSVHECFSYKALCYAHFGELTTAYEIAKMAYTDSLDLVDLPYKRKIEEVYRTIKAQINSIT from the coding sequence GTGGACTCTTTAGGCACACGAATTCGCAAATTAAGGAAAGAACAAAAATTAACATTAGAGGCACTTGCCGGTGATCGTCTAACTAAAGGAATGTTAAGCCAAATAGAAAATGATAAGGCCAAGCCTTCCATGGAAAGCCTTGACTATATTGCTGAACGTTTAGGTGTAAAAGCTAGTGAATTACTGGAAGAAGTAACCCCATCCTCCATTCGCCAGCTATTAGAGCAGGTGGAAATTTTATTTGCAGAAGTAAAACGTGGTGATACAGATCATCATCAAGAAATTGTCGATTTGATTAAGCCGTCTGTGGAGGGCCTACCTCAAAGCTATGAAGCAGGTCGCTTATTATATATTTATGCAGATGCCCAGTATGAAGCAGGATTATCGACATGGGAAGCCCCGCTTCTGCAGGCACGCACTATTTTTAAAGAAATTAATTTACTCAGCCATTGGTTTAAAACATTTGTCCTACAAATGGCTATTATAGCGGAAAAGCGTCAATATGAATTAGCCTTCTCCTATATGTTACAAGCAAAGGAGATCATTGAACAGGAAGATTATCAGCTTGATTCGCGTGACACCTTATTAATGGCCTATTACACAGCCACGCTACAGCTTGCTATCGGTAAACATGAGGAAGGAAAAAAGTTAATTAACGAGACGATTATCAATGCCCATAAAAATCAACTGTTCTATCAAATCGATGATATGTATCGAATTGGCGCTTATTGTGCCATGGTTGACCATGACTTTGAACAGGTTGAGTATATGCTGATGAAGCTTGATCAATACCGTGCTTTTGCTGGGCGGGATGAGGTTGATGCGTTAATTTTTGTCATACGAGCACATTATTACAATAATTACGTTCATCATTATGAGCAGGCACTTATAGAAGTAGAGCGTTTTAATCAACTTAAACATAAGGAATTTGACAAGCTAGATCCCAACTATATTTATTTTGAAAAAGGAAAATCTTTATATTTACTTGGTCGTTATGAGGAGGCAAAGGCCGCCTTTGATCACTATACAAAAATACCGATCTTTATTAGTCATCCCTATGATATCTTGAGCGTACATGAATGCTTTTCCTATAAAGCCCTTTGCTATGCACACTTTGGTGAGCTCACAACAGCCTATGAAATTGCGAAAATGGCCTACACAGATTCACTGGATTTAGTGGATTTACCCTATAAACGAAAAATTGAGGAAGTCTATCGAACAATTAAGGCACAAATTAATTCCATAACTTAA
- a CDS encoding MFS transporter: MNEAEKLKKATYHLWTFTASKMIAMLGANVMAFGFSLYILAMTGSAMSFATNMICSVLPRALVAPLAGYVADNFSKKRTILIAQAGTILTVGGLLLYTETVGMSVYAIYIATVFNTICSAFSGVTFSSAIATLVNPERLQRAMSFNQMSMSIAAIGGPVIGGMMYGFFNMDVFLMVNMVAYAIAFCLEATMDFNLYSTRGEDTKKEKMWEGLKSGFHYIKQRNVIKTIMWVALWINLFFSAIVVGGTYIIIELLKIKSTHFGFIEASGALGMLLASLYFATRPEVKVPLRFSKISLLLLAGSVGLAVIPLVTDFSYIAIVIFYLIIYFIFAIFEMGINMPIGVYMQKIIAEEYRGRVFGLMETMAMSMMPIGMVVYGMLYDTLPATIILPVTSVIIIIISLVMLRSSILKEAHPEYYEKAALPERVANTTT; the protein is encoded by the coding sequence ATGAATGAAGCGGAAAAGTTAAAAAAGGCGACCTATCATTTATGGACGTTCACAGCGAGTAAAATGATTGCCATGTTGGGTGCAAATGTGATGGCATTCGGTTTTAGCCTATATATTTTAGCGATGACTGGGTCGGCGATGAGTTTTGCGACGAATATGATTTGTTCCGTATTACCACGCGCACTTGTGGCACCCTTAGCAGGCTATGTCGCAGATAATTTCTCAAAAAAACGCACGATATTAATAGCGCAGGCAGGCACCATTTTGACAGTAGGAGGATTATTGCTTTATACAGAAACAGTAGGAATGTCCGTTTATGCTATATACATAGCTACTGTTTTTAATACTATTTGCTCAGCCTTTTCGGGTGTAACGTTTTCATCTGCTATTGCCACACTTGTTAATCCAGAACGATTACAGCGTGCGATGTCATTTAACCAAATGTCAATGTCCATAGCTGCGATTGGGGGACCAGTTATTGGTGGTATGATGTATGGATTTTTTAATATGGATGTATTTTTAATGGTGAATATGGTGGCCTATGCGATTGCCTTTTGTTTAGAGGCAACAATGGATTTTAACCTCTATAGTACAAGAGGGGAAGATACGAAAAAAGAAAAGATGTGGGAAGGGCTGAAAAGCGGTTTTCATTACATCAAGCAACGTAACGTCATTAAAACCATTATGTGGGTAGCATTATGGATCAACTTATTCTTTTCTGCCATCGTTGTTGGAGGAACGTACATCATCATCGAATTGCTAAAAATAAAATCCACACACTTTGGCTTTATTGAAGCGTCAGGTGCATTAGGTATGCTCTTGGCCTCCCTTTATTTCGCAACAAGACCGGAAGTAAAGGTACCTTTACGCTTTTCGAAAATCAGCTTACTGCTATTGGCGGGAAGTGTTGGCTTAGCAGTCATCCCATTAGTCACTGATTTTTCCTATATAGCTATCGTGATCTTCTACCTCATCATTTACTTTATTTTCGCAATTTTCGAAATGGGTATTAATATGCCGATTGGGGTATATATGCAAAAAATTATAGCGGAAGAGTACCGTGGGCGTGTCTTTGGGCTAATGGAAACGATGGCAATGTCCATGATGCCAATCGGTATGGTAGTCTATGGCATGCTATATGATACATTACCAGCTACGATTATTTTACCAGTAACGAGTGTCATTATTATTATCATTTCACTTGTGATGCTACGCTCATCTATTTTAAAAGAGGCACATCCAGAGTATTATGAAAAAGCAGCTCTACCGGAAAGGGTCGCTAACACAACAACTTAA